The genome window CGGCTCCGTTTCGATCGTACTTCGTGGGTGAGCTCCCGACACCTCGATGCCGGTTTTGACAGAGAGGTCATAGAAGTCCGCAACTCCCTCGAGATAGTCGGCGTACTCGTCACCGCTCGGATGCCCCCATTCGAGTGTGATCGTGGGCGAGGTGTTCGGTGTGATCGCGTTCACTTCGGTCAGTCCAAAGCTGTTACTCGGGAACGACAGCGTGATGAATCGCATCTCATCGGCCACCCGCGAAACGAGGCGCCGATCTCGTCACGCTCGAGGACGACGGTCTCGAGATCGAACAGCGAGAACACCACACCGGTACCGATGCCCGCAGCCCCCGCACCGACGACCACGACGTCAGCGGCTTTTGAGAGCATCATCGATCGTTCACCAGTGGAGATTGGTCACGTGCATGCTGTCTCTCGAGTTCCCCACTCGCCGCGGCTCTCTGTGGGGAGTGTCGCGTAGGGTTTGGGATCTCGTACCGGCCGGTTCCGTCGGTCACCGCAGCCACGAACCAACACAACAACCAGTACAGGCCGCCGGTGGCGGCCACCGTGACCAACGTGAGTATTACAACGTGTCGTACCAGCGAACCGCCGCTTGCCAGCGCAGCTGACCACCGACGAACGAGCCAATGAGCGACGACGTGATCGCTAACGCTTCGTGCATGGAGTGGCTGTCGCCTTGAGTCGAATCTCGAAAAGGACGGTCATCACGGGAGACCTAATTGGACATCATAAATATTTTCTACGTGCAGAGTATCGCCTGTTGCAATGGCTTACGAGAACTTGGACGAAGATTTAGTGAATGAATTACTTGGCGATGGCCGCGCAAGTCTGCGAAGCCTCGCGGAAAAGCTCGACGTCTCTGTCACTACGGTCTCGAACCACCTCTCTGATCTCGAAGAAGAGGGAGTGATCGAGGCGTACACGCCCCGAGTTAACTACGACGCCCTTGGTTTCGACGTAACGGCCGTAATGCAGCTCAAAGCTGAAGGCAGCGCCCTCCCAGAGATCACGGAGACGCTAAAAGATCACCGACAGATGATCTCCGTCTACGAGGTCACCGGTGACTACGACGTGATCGCGATCGGCAAATTCAAAGATACCGACGACATGAACGATCAGATCAAAAGCCTGATCACCGATCCCGACATCAACCAGTCGAATACGAGCATCGTTCTCAACACCGTCACTGAAAACGAACAGTTCGAACTCGAGCCCGACGACAACGTGTGAGTGACGGAAACAACTGACCCGTGACAGACCGGGTTCGATAACACGGTCGTTTCTATACTGGTAGGTGGGTTTTCCGTCACGTGAGACCTGCGACTGTACCGACGCTTCCCAGGAGACCACCCGAGTTGTGCATCCTGAACGTAATGTCTAGCACGATATCGCTCACGTCGCCGTACGAACCAAGAGTCGGCTGATCGGTCCACAGGCCTTCTCGCTCGAGT of Natrarchaeobaculum sulfurireducens contains these proteins:
- the lrp gene encoding HTH-type transcriptional regulator Lrp, whose amino-acid sequence is MAYENLDEDLVNELLGDGRASLRSLAEKLDVSVTTVSNHLSDLEEEGVIEAYTPRVNYDALGFDVTAVMQLKAEGSALPEITETLKDHRQMISVYEVTGDYDVIAIGKFKDTDDMNDQIKSLITDPDINQSNTSIVLNTVTENEQFELEPDDNV